A genomic region of Xanthomonas fragariae contains the following coding sequences:
- a CDS encoding ABC transporter permease: MSAVLLVAREELRFLARNRSAAIGVVLLISITLVATLTAAHHQREVAEFRARQQQAAQQAFEAQPDRHPHRVVHYGHFIYRPLPALAAFDSGVDAFTGNSMFLEGHRQNTANFGDVRQSSLLVRFGQLTPAFVLQVLAPLMLVFLGYGVVAREQETGTLRALLLQGATRWQLLGGKYLALAAVAGACLLPALVGLVPIAVLPGQTLLVALLVLAYSAYLLVWCALVLAVSMLCRRGRDALLVSLALWVWLALLVPRVAPDVASAAWRLPTRLETDVAIQRDLRTLGDSHTPDDPHFSHFKQQTLDRYGVQRVEDLPVNYKGLLALEGERLTSSLFERYAARDSRIQKEQNLLARTFALLSPTVALRELSMTLAETDLHAHERFLAQAERYRYTLVQQLNQLQADAVSMADDTAQDAGADQRKRISSEHWHKIPVFAFQQASAAEVVHAANAALGLVGAWLLAALCMVVAAGRGVGVAR; this comes from the coding sequence ATGAGCGCTGTGCTGTTGGTCGCGCGCGAAGAATTGCGCTTTCTGGCGCGCAATCGCTCCGCTGCCATCGGTGTGGTGCTGTTGATATCGATCACGCTGGTGGCGACGTTAACGGCGGCGCATCATCAGCGTGAGGTCGCCGAGTTCCGCGCGCGTCAGCAACAGGCCGCACAGCAGGCATTCGAAGCGCAACCGGATCGCCATCCGCATCGCGTGGTGCATTACGGCCACTTCATCTATCGCCCGTTACCGGCGCTGGCCGCGTTCGATTCCGGCGTGGATGCGTTCACCGGCAACAGCATGTTTCTGGAAGGGCATCGCCAGAACACCGCCAACTTCGGCGACGTGCGTCAGAGCTCGTTGCTGGTGCGCTTCGGCCAACTGACGCCTGCATTCGTGCTGCAGGTGCTGGCACCGCTGATGCTGGTGTTTTTGGGCTACGGCGTGGTGGCGCGCGAGCAGGAGACCGGAACGCTGCGCGCACTGTTGCTGCAGGGTGCGACACGCTGGCAATTGCTTGGTGGCAAATATCTCGCACTGGCTGCAGTGGCCGGCGCCTGCCTGTTGCCGGCACTGGTGGGCCTGGTGCCTATCGCAGTGCTGCCGGGTCAGACGCTGCTGGTTGCGCTGCTAGTGCTGGCCTACAGCGCTTATCTGTTGGTGTGGTGCGCGTTGGTGCTGGCGGTGTCCATGCTGTGCCGTCGCGGCCGCGATGCGCTGCTGGTGTCGCTGGCCCTGTGGGTATGGCTGGCATTGCTGGTGCCGCGCGTGGCACCGGATGTGGCCAGTGCCGCCTGGCGTTTGCCGACGCGGTTGGAAACCGATGTGGCGATCCAGCGCGATCTGCGCACGCTCGGCGACAGCCACACTCCGGACGACCCGCACTTTTCGCACTTCAAGCAGCAGACGCTCGATCGTTACGGCGTGCAGCGGGTGGAAGACCTGCCGGTGAACTACAAAGGTCTGCTTGCGCTGGAAGGCGAGCGGCTCACCTCAAGCTTGTTCGAACGCTACGCGGCGCGCGATTCGCGCATTCAGAAGGAACAGAATCTGCTAGCACGCACCTTCGCTTTGCTGAGCCCGACAGTCGCGTTACGCGAACTGTCGATGACGCTGGCAGAAACCGATCTGCATGCGCACGAGCGTTTTCTCGCCCAGGCTGAGCGCTACCGCTACACGCTGGTGCAGCAGCTCAACCAACTGCAAGCCGATGCAGTGAGCATGGCCGACGACACCGCGCAGGATGCCGGCGCCGACCAGCGCAAGCGCATTTCGTCTGAGCATTGGCACAAGATTCCGGTGTTCGCGTTCCAGCAGGCGTCCGCCGCTGAGGTGGTACACGCGGCAAACGCTGCGCTTGGCCTGGTCGGAGCATGGTTGCTCGCTGCGCTATGCATGGTGGTGGCGGCCGGGCGAGGTGTGGGAGTGGCGCGCTGA
- a CDS encoding DUF3526 domain-containing protein: MVLWKYELLLLLRTRAALAGLLLLTLLTACSLISGQHAIDAQRDNIARIAALQQEDDAAVADYVARSSDAGSAAYYSFHPTWDMPSPLAFAVVGMRDVSPYILRVRALGLEAQIFDGDSYNPELALAGRFDYAFVLVFLLPLFVIALLFDLRSGEREAGRARMLAALPGAGTALLVRRVVVRAAAVLVCLSVPFAVAATLNAVPLLQQLAVLALSCVYLLFWVLLAVLVGRSRWRPAAHATALATCWVVLALVAPAFAHVVINQAVPVNQGTEIARLQREAVNHAWDIPRAETMQAFYTKNPQWADSAPLTSAFHYKWYFAFHENGDQQVAPQVAAYRQGLQRREALAQRVASVLPPVALQAALTRLADTDLQAQLAYQDRIRAYHQALRAFYYGYLFRDRPFTRDDFGRAPRFDATADPAS, translated from the coding sequence ATGGTGCTGTGGAAGTACGAACTGCTGTTGTTGCTGCGCACACGCGCGGCGCTTGCCGGATTGCTGCTGCTTACCTTGTTGACGGCCTGCAGCCTGATCTCCGGGCAGCATGCGATCGATGCGCAACGCGACAACATCGCACGTATTGCAGCGCTGCAGCAGGAAGACGATGCTGCGGTGGCCGATTATGTGGCGCGCTCCAGCGATGCCGGCAGCGCGGCTTACTACAGCTTCCACCCCACCTGGGACATGCCATCGCCGCTGGCGTTTGCAGTGGTGGGAATGCGCGATGTGTCGCCGTACATTCTGCGTGTGCGGGCCCTGGGCCTGGAAGCACAGATCTTTGATGGCGATAGCTACAACCCCGAGCTGGCCTTGGCCGGACGCTTCGATTATGCCTTCGTGCTGGTGTTCTTGTTGCCACTGTTCGTGATCGCGTTGCTGTTCGATCTGCGCTCCGGCGAACGCGAGGCCGGGCGTGCACGCATGCTGGCTGCGTTGCCCGGTGCCGGTACCGCTTTATTGGTGCGGCGCGTGGTAGTGCGTGCGGCGGCGGTGCTGGTGTGCCTGAGTGTGCCGTTTGCGGTTGCTGCAACCCTCAACGCGGTGCCGCTGCTGCAGCAACTGGCCGTATTGGCATTGAGCTGCGTCTATCTGCTGTTCTGGGTGTTGCTGGCGGTGCTGGTCGGGCGCAGTCGCTGGCGGCCGGCCGCGCATGCCACTGCATTGGCGACCTGCTGGGTGGTGCTGGCCTTGGTGGCACCGGCGTTTGCACATGTAGTCATCAATCAGGCGGTGCCGGTCAATCAAGGCACCGAGATCGCGCGGCTGCAGCGCGAGGCGGTCAACCATGCTTGGGATATCCCGCGTGCGGAAACCATGCAGGCGTTCTATACGAAGAATCCGCAATGGGCCGATTCGGCGCCATTGACCAGCGCGTTCCATTACAAGTGGTATTTCGCTTTCCACGAAAACGGCGATCAACAGGTGGCGCCGCAGGTCGCAGCGTATCGCCAAGGATTGCAGCGACGCGAAGCGCTGGCGCAGCGCGTCGCCAGCGTATTGCCGCCGGTTGCGTTGCAGGCAGCGTTGACACGCCTGGCGGACACCGATCTGCAAGCGCAGTTGGCCTATCAAGACCGCATCCGCGCCTATCACCAGGCGTTGCGGGCGTTCTATTACGGCTATCTATTCCGCGACCGGCCATTCACGCGTGACGATTTCGGGCGCGCACCACGATTCGATGCGACGGCTGATCCGGCGTCATAG
- a CDS encoding TonB-dependent siderophore receptor, translated as MFVLTPRRRMAHTLPLLSVLTCAGIGPFADAAEPQARDLDAVQVRSQYTPYRALSVTGATKTDTPLRDLPISARVLDQTLLDDAGVTDLAGALEMASGITKANNLGGLWDSYSIRGFTGDPNFSSDYMVNGFNASRGYNGLRDAANTQSIEVIKGPASALYGRGEPGGAVNIVTKKPLFQPQHSVDLSAGRFDSYRAAVDSTGPLGKNVAYRLNVMHKDQHSFRDTVDSDNTLLAPSLLWMPTPDTTVSYELELVRIHAPFDRGVTAIDGDANRLPASRFLGEPRDGDIDLHSTGHQVFVVHGLNQTWSLQGGATYRDSGMRGFSTEPWTLQADDRTLRREHRYRNYQGRDIATRAELLGTLQAGSVTHDVLFGIDGNRFDDSRFQQRARSAAAPYSIDVLAPQYGVAQPGRLATITDTDERQQVWGVYAQDQIGLGTRWKALLGLRYDHYQQDLNDQLRGATQRASDGVVSPRAGLIFHVDDALSVYASAAAGFRPNSGVGADGQSFAPEKSRSLETGLKYVRPGDGVEATLAAYRIDKKNVLSLDPADTSFSLPVGEMRSQGVELDLLGRLTPRLAASVGLAFTDSQVIRSNAAAASTGLAEGRRFPNVPRFSGNAFVNYEQPLTGKRSAAVGVGVSHTGERLGSVDSNTDFVLPAYTVWRLVGHYDLSERLRLYARIENLTDRRYAAFSYSEQWVYPGAPRSWTVGVRLRF; from the coding sequence ATGTTCGTGTTAACGCCACGCCGCCGTATGGCGCACACACTGCCCTTGCTCAGTGTGCTGACCTGCGCCGGCATCGGTCCATTTGCCGACGCCGCCGAGCCGCAGGCGCGCGATCTGGATGCGGTGCAGGTGCGCAGCCAGTACACGCCGTATCGCGCGTTGAGCGTCACCGGCGCCACCAAGACTGATACACCGTTGCGCGATCTGCCGATCAGTGCGCGTGTGCTCGATCAGACCTTGCTGGACGATGCAGGTGTCACCGATCTGGCCGGCGCGCTGGAGATGGCCAGCGGCATCACCAAGGCCAATAACCTGGGCGGCTTGTGGGACAGTTACTCGATACGCGGCTTCACCGGCGACCCGAATTTCAGTTCGGATTACATGGTCAACGGCTTCAACGCCAGCCGCGGGTACAACGGCCTGCGCGATGCGGCCAACACGCAAAGCATCGAGGTGATCAAAGGCCCGGCCTCTGCGTTGTACGGCCGCGGCGAGCCGGGCGGGGCGGTCAATATCGTGACCAAGAAGCCGTTGTTCCAGCCTCAGCACAGCGTGGATCTGTCGGCTGGTCGCTTCGACAGTTATCGCGCGGCGGTGGACAGCACCGGCCCGCTGGGCAAGAACGTGGCCTATCGCTTGAACGTGATGCACAAGGATCAGCACAGCTTCCGTGACACCGTAGACAGCGACAACACCCTGTTGGCGCCGTCATTGCTATGGATGCCGACGCCCGATACTACGGTGTCGTATGAGCTGGAATTGGTGCGCATCCACGCGCCGTTCGATCGTGGCGTGACTGCCATCGATGGCGATGCCAATCGTCTGCCGGCATCGCGTTTTCTGGGCGAACCGCGCGATGGCGATATCGATCTGCATTCCACCGGCCATCAGGTATTTGTGGTGCATGGTTTGAATCAGACCTGGTCGCTGCAGGGTGGCGCAACCTATCGCGACAGCGGCATGCGGGGATTTTCGACTGAACCGTGGACGCTGCAGGCCGACGACCGCACGCTGCGGCGCGAGCACCGCTACCGCAATTATCAGGGCCGCGATATCGCTACGCGTGCCGAATTGCTCGGCACCTTGCAAGCGGGCAGCGTCACCCACGACGTGTTGTTCGGCATCGACGGCAATCGCTTCGACGACAGCCGTTTTCAGCAGCGCGCCCGCTCGGCGGCCGCGCCGTACAGCATCGACGTGCTCGCACCGCAGTACGGCGTTGCCCAGCCCGGCCGGCTGGCGACGATCACCGATACCGATGAGCGCCAGCAGGTGTGGGGCGTGTATGCGCAGGATCAGATCGGTCTGGGTACGCGCTGGAAAGCCTTGCTTGGTCTGCGCTACGACCATTACCAGCAGGATCTGAACGACCAGTTGCGCGGCGCCACGCAGCGCGCTTCCGATGGCGTGGTCAGCCCACGTGCGGGGCTGATCTTTCATGTCGACGATGCCTTGTCGGTGTATGCGAGCGCGGCGGCGGGTTTTCGTCCCAACAGCGGTGTGGGCGCGGATGGGCAGAGCTTCGCACCCGAGAAAAGCCGCTCGCTGGAGACCGGGTTGAAATACGTACGACCCGGCGATGGTGTGGAAGCGACCTTGGCCGCGTACCGTATCGACAAGAAGAATGTGCTGAGCCTGGATCCGGCCGACACCAGTTTCTCGTTGCCGGTGGGCGAAATGCGCAGTCAGGGCGTGGAGCTGGATCTGCTCGGTCGCTTGACCCCGCGCTTGGCCGCATCGGTGGGCCTGGCCTTTACCGATTCGCAAGTAATACGCAGCAACGCCGCTGCCGCCAGCACCGGTTTGGCCGAGGGCAGACGCTTTCCGAATGTGCCGCGCTTCAGCGGCAACGCCTTCGTCAACTACGAGCAGCCGCTGACCGGCAAGCGCAGTGCTGCCGTCGGTGTGGGTGTGTCGCATACCGGCGAACGGCTGGGGTCGGTGGATAGCAATACCGATTTCGTGCTGCCGGCCTATACCGTCTGGCGGCTGGTGGGCCATTACGATCTGAGCGAGCGCCTGCGCCTGTATGCCAGGATCGAGAACCTTACCGACCGCCGCTACGCCGCGTTCTCTTACAGCGAGCAATGGGTGTATCCCGGCGCGCCGCGCAGCTGGACGGTGGGTGTGCGGTTGCGGTTTTGA
- a CDS encoding DUF2894 domain-containing protein, producing the protein MSTQATSARARLDSWRSQGADQIDPVRFHLMQTLATRAQTQADAVRAVLEEKLARLVDAYAATLKKTPPGYLTGADAPSPSQPGAGGQRSALGALTDQMAGHAALMEVNSRKTSRSDATLFPELPALDEFRRTWATVRTASQVRQSLQDAPKDAGPLNSSVLVHRCVSLMRERSPGYLQHFLGYVDALSWLEQMHTARALANDDVVPVVPGKKRSKRPPTRRG; encoded by the coding sequence ATGAGCACGCAAGCGACATCCGCACGCGCGCGACTGGACAGCTGGCGCAGCCAAGGTGCCGACCAGATCGACCCGGTGCGTTTCCATTTGATGCAGACGTTGGCGACGCGTGCGCAGACGCAGGCCGATGCGGTACGCGCGGTACTGGAAGAGAAGCTGGCGCGTTTGGTCGATGCATATGCGGCGACGCTCAAAAAAACGCCACCCGGTTACTTAACCGGTGCAGATGCGCCGAGTCCATCGCAACCTGGCGCGGGCGGTCAACGCAGCGCACTCGGCGCACTGACCGACCAGATGGCAGGCCATGCGGCACTGATGGAAGTGAACAGCAGAAAAACCTCCCGCTCCGATGCAACGTTGTTCCCCGAGTTGCCGGCACTGGACGAGTTCCGCCGCACCTGGGCCACCGTGCGTACCGCAAGCCAGGTGCGCCAATCGCTGCAGGATGCGCCCAAGGATGCCGGCCCGCTCAATTCCAGCGTACTGGTGCACCGCTGCGTCAGCCTGATGCGCGAGCGCTCGCCCGGTTATCTGCAGCACTTTCTGGGCTATGTTGATGCACTGTCGTGGCTGGAACAGATGCACACCGCTCGCGCCTTGGCGAACGATGACGTCGTACCGGTCGTACCCGGCAAAAAGCGCAGCAAGCGTCCGCCCACGCGTCGCGGTTAG
- a CDS encoding OmpA family protein, with protein sequence MNDEIDIDGESGTPIWAAFGDLMSVLLGAFVLILVGMIGVQLQLSSRLDQEVKQRQAEAQRRKTLEQALAAPLATGRVTLVDGRIGIRGNVLFAFNSDQLQPQGREVLKTLAAPLAQYLRSREEILMVSGFTDDRPVLGGNRRYADNWELSAQRALTVTRALIAEGVPAASVFAAAFGSQQPVDSNADETRRARNRRVEIAPIARLSSSRASSSAQPAPAAATR encoded by the coding sequence ATGAACGACGAGATCGATATCGACGGCGAATCGGGCACACCGATCTGGGCTGCCTTCGGCGACTTGATGTCGGTGCTGCTGGGCGCGTTCGTGCTGATCCTGGTCGGCATGATCGGCGTGCAACTGCAACTTTCCAGCCGCCTGGACCAAGAGGTCAAGCAACGTCAGGCCGAAGCGCAGCGCCGCAAGACGCTGGAGCAAGCGCTTGCCGCACCATTGGCCACCGGCCGCGTGACGCTGGTCGATGGCCGCATCGGCATTCGCGGCAATGTGCTGTTCGCCTTCAATTCCGATCAATTGCAGCCGCAAGGCCGTGAGGTGTTGAAGACGCTCGCTGCTCCGTTAGCGCAGTACCTGCGCTCGCGCGAAGAGATCCTGATGGTCAGCGGCTTCACCGACGACCGCCCGGTGCTGGGCGGCAACCGGCGCTACGCCGACAACTGGGAACTCTCCGCGCAGCGCGCGCTCACCGTGACGCGTGCCTTGATTGCCGAAGGCGTGCCGGCAGCGTCGGTGTTCGCTGCGGCCTTCGGCTCGCAACAGCCGGTGGATTCCAATGCCGACGAAACGCGCCGCGCAAGAAACCGGCGCGTGGAGATCGCGCCGATCGCGCGTTTGTCCTCCTCGCGCGCGTCTTCTTCCGCACAACCAGCCCCGGCCGCAGCGACGCGATGA